The genome window AAAGACGGCAAGAGAGTGAAAGAAGTAGTAGACGGCAAGAAAGTGACCGTATACGACGAAGTTGAGAAAAAGATTAAGAAAGACAATCCGTCAAGACTTCATGCAAGACGCCAGATGCTGAAAGTTCTTTACCCGGTAAAGGAAGTTCCATCTGCAGCGGCAGGAAAGAAGAAAAATACAAAGGAAGTTGATCTGGTAGAGAAAATCTTTACTGAGATTGCTCCGAAGTATGTAGACCGCAAGGGCGGCTATACCAGAATTATCAAAATTGGCCAGCGTAAAGGTGACGCTGCTATGGAAGTTCTGATTGAACTTGTTTAATTAAAATGTAATATAGCTCCGCATCTCTGAGTCGAACGAGATGCGGAGTTTTTGCTACCAATTACATGAAGATTTGCCAGACAAACGCTTAAAGGGGCGTATTTGGCAATAAATCCTGTATAGAGGCGCGGAGGAAATCCAGTGAAAAATAAAAAGAACAAAATTATTTCGATTATTTTGAGTTTTGTATTTGTACTTGGCCTGACTGGGTGTGGCGGTGAGGTAAGAAGAGCAGATGGAAGCCAGGAAGAATATGAATATCTAATTACGGTAGGATTTGCACAGGGAGGCGAGGAAGGATCTTGGAAGACGGCTAATACAGAGTCTTTTCAAACCATATTCGTTGAGGACAATGGCTATGAATTACTATTAGAAGATGCGGGAATAGATCAGGAAAAGCAGATACACGTTATCAGAGAATTTATTGAAAAAGAAGTAGATTATATTTTGTTGGCTCCGGTGGCGGAGTACGGCCTGGAAGAGGTGCTCGAGGAGGCAAAGGAAGCACGTATTCCCGTACTTTTAGTAGGAGCGCTCAATGCAGATATCGATTCCTCTCTTTACGAGTGTCAGATTTGCAGTAATACGGAAAAGCAGGTGCAGGAGATGGGAAACTGGCTGGAGACGTATCTGGAAGAGCGTGAAAATAAGGGCGAAAACAAGGAAGTGACTGATAATAAAGGATACACAAAGAAAACGAAACAGGACAGGTTAAAAGAGGAAGAAAAGCAGAGGCAGGAAGAAAAAGCAAAGCAGCAAAAGTCCGGAGGCGGTGAGACGGACGAAAGTAAGGAAGAACAGGAAGAGGAAAAAGAAGCTCCCTATATTTTAGCAGTTGTCCAGGACTATATTGGGACTGCGCGGCAGCTCACCCTGGCAGAAGGATATCAAAAGCTGATTGAAAAACATTCAGACTGGCA of Roseburia hominis contains these proteins:
- a CDS encoding L17 family ribosomal protein, with product MAKYRKLGRTASQRKALLRNQVTMLLQHGKIRTTEAKAKEIRKIAEGLIAMAVREKDNYEEVTIKAKVARKDKDGKRVKEVVDGKKVTVYDEVEKKIKKDNPSRLHARRQMLKVLYPVKEVPSAAAGKKKNTKEVDLVEKIFTEIAPKYVDRKGGYTRIIKIGQRKGDAAMEVLIELV
- a CDS encoding substrate-binding domain-containing protein, translated to MKNKKNKIISIILSFVFVLGLTGCGGEVRRADGSQEEYEYLITVGFAQGGEEGSWKTANTESFQTIFVEDNGYELLLEDAGIDQEKQIHVIREFIEKEVDYILLAPVAEYGLEEVLEEAKEARIPVLLVGALNADIDSSLYECQICSNTEKQVQEMGNWLETYLEERENKGENKEVTDNKGYTKKTKQDRLKEEEKQRQEEKAKQQKSGGGETDESKEEQEEEKEAPYILAVVQDYIGTARQLTLAEGYQKLIEKHSDWQMEGQQTGENSREIAKQVVELFIEHYPELNIIIAETSDMALGVVDALEEHKKNQQSEADDQEEVILISLGAGREVLEAVRDGKIQAAFEQTPLQAPKTAEIIQKLESGIYLDKIQYVKDVYYDQTMNLEEVIAKQTY